One Primulina tabacum isolate GXHZ01 chromosome 10, ASM2559414v2, whole genome shotgun sequence DNA segment encodes these proteins:
- the LOC142505482 gene encoding uncharacterized protein LOC142505482, which produces MMRQVVLRQPGSMVDRRQPLLQNSNYSSRGGLRKVRLAEVAGGTTAECAAVCCCCPCGLVNLLVLAVYKVPAGLCRKALRRKRLRRLMKKGLLPPRKCGCDEKEQQIHPVSSPVAIVNSLESGFDNKEVLELEKEMWDKFYSTGFWRSSSQRSETSHQ; this is translated from the coding sequence ATGATGAGGCAAGTCGTGTTGCGCCAGCCCGGTTCAATGGTGGACAGGCGGCAGCCTCTGTTGCAGAACTCGAACTATTCATCGCGGGGTGGCTTGAGGAAGGTGAGGCTGGCGGAGGTGGCGGGAGGGACCACGGCGGAATGCGCGGCGGTGTGCTGCTGCTGCCCCTGTGGGCTTGTCAACCTCCTCGTGCTGGCTGTGTACAAGGTGCCGGCAGGGCTGTGCCGGAAGGCCCTGAGGCGTAAGCGCCTCCGCAGGCTGATGAAGAAAGGGCTACTGCCGCCGCGGAAGTGCGGCTGCGATGAGAAGGAGCAACAAATTCATCCGGTATCAAGCCCTGTCGCCATTGTTAATTCTCTGGAATCGGGGTTTGATAACAAAGAAGTGCTGGAACTGGAGAAGGAGATGTGGGATAAATTTTACAGCACTGGTTTTTGGAGGAGTTCTTCCCAAAGAAGTGAAACATCAcaccaataa